The Bifidobacterium eulemuris genome includes a window with the following:
- a CDS encoding ATP-binding cassette domain-containing protein, which translates to MSLVITNLSKTFDGVPALDRVSLVLNDGVIYGLFGRNGAGKSTLMAAIANRIVPSGGSITLDGANALDNERAQERIYLVNETLPFLMAHSLNGFFRDEERFYGGFDWALAARMLAAFDIDPVAKYGSLSLGSRMIARLIAALCVPVDVLLLDEPVLGLDAVNRELFYRFLLEAYAERPRTIVISTHIIDEIAHVIEHAIILEEGQVFDDFAVDRVARRAAELTGPADVVEEYAAGRWMPVMQRHSLGAMVELTVRGEVDAADLPEGVTARPLGLQEYCVRLTSSYAQASAEWSRRDGIEV; encoded by the coding sequence ATGAGCCTCGTCATCACCAATCTGAGCAAAACATTCGACGGCGTGCCGGCGCTCGACCGCGTGAGCCTGGTGCTCAACGACGGCGTGATCTACGGGCTGTTCGGCCGCAACGGCGCGGGCAAATCCACGCTGATGGCCGCCATCGCCAACCGGATCGTGCCCAGCGGCGGCAGCATCACCCTGGATGGCGCCAACGCGCTGGACAACGAGCGTGCGCAGGAGCGCATCTATCTGGTCAATGAGACGTTGCCGTTCCTCATGGCCCATTCGCTCAACGGCTTCTTCCGTGACGAGGAGCGGTTCTACGGTGGGTTCGACTGGGCTCTGGCCGCGCGCATGCTCGCCGCGTTCGACATCGACCCCGTCGCGAAATACGGTAGCCTTTCGCTTGGGTCGCGCATGATCGCGCGTCTGATCGCCGCGCTGTGCGTGCCCGTCGACGTGCTGCTGCTCGACGAGCCGGTGCTCGGCCTCGACGCGGTCAACCGCGAGCTGTTCTACCGGTTCCTGCTGGAGGCGTACGCCGAACGTCCGCGCACCATCGTCATCTCCACGCATATCATCGACGAGATCGCGCATGTCATCGAACATGCGATCATTCTTGAAGAAGGTCAAGTGTTCGACGATTTCGCCGTGGACCGTGTGGCGAGGCGCGCCGCCGAACTCACCGGCCCCGCCGATGTGGTGGAGGAGTACGCGGCCGGCAGGTGGATGCCGGTGATGCAACGGCATTCTCTGGGGGCGATGGTCGAACTGACGGTCAGGGGTGAGGTGGACGCCGCCGACCTGCCGGAGGGGGTTACGGCACGTCCGCTCGGATTGCAGGAGTATTGCGTCCGCCTCACCTCCTCCTATGCCCAGGCGTCCGCTGAATGGAGCCGTCGTGATGGAATCGAGGTCTGA
- a CDS encoding GntR family transcriptional regulator, with amino-acid sequence MRFDDTSGEPLFKQVANQLNEAIVAGTYREGEQVPSTTEISAAYRINPATVLKGMNLLVDQGLLEKRRGLGMFVATGAREKARTAMREEFLTKRVTQLVAEAKRLGIGPGELSELIEKGYRQS; translated from the coding sequence GTGCGATTCGACGACACCAGCGGCGAACCGCTGTTCAAACAGGTGGCGAACCAGCTTAACGAGGCCATCGTCGCCGGAACCTACCGGGAGGGCGAACAGGTGCCCAGCACCACCGAGATCTCCGCCGCCTATCGCATCAATCCGGCCACCGTTCTCAAAGGCATGAACCTGTTGGTCGACCAAGGATTGTTGGAGAAACGGCGGGGATTGGGAATGTTCGTCGCCACCGGAGCCAGGGAAAAAGCCCGGACGGCCATGCGTGAGGAGTTCCTTACGAAACGCGTCACCCAGCTGGTGGCCGAGGCCAAGCGGCTCGGCATCGGGCCGGGTGAGCTGTCCGAACTGATCGAGAAGGGATACCGTCAATCATGA
- a CDS encoding ABC transporter ATP-binding protein yields MMDGSKAILQGRGLSKSFGRGDAREQVLFDVDIDVREGECLAIIGGSGSGKSTLTRILLGLETADAGVVRYDGLAVNASQSVADATVVGANVDSGAARVKPSSLSAMRKLPGFQALRRESGLVFQDPFGSLDPHWSVWRSVAEPVMLRHKDMPREAVLERVDQALHTVGLDPAVFARRHPANLSGGQAQRVAIARAIVNEPRVILADEPMSAIDVAARVQILEAFRAIRQARPGTALIVVSHDLGVVQHLADRIVVLHDGRVEEVGETDAMLADSRNAYTRQLIDAASMRW; encoded by the coding sequence CTGATGGACGGGAGCAAGGCGATACTGCAAGGGCGGGGATTGAGCAAATCCTTCGGTCGCGGTGACGCGCGCGAACAGGTGCTGTTCGACGTGGATATCGACGTGCGCGAGGGGGAGTGCCTCGCCATCATCGGAGGGTCGGGGTCCGGCAAATCCACATTGACGCGTATTCTGCTCGGCCTGGAGACCGCGGACGCGGGCGTGGTGCGCTATGACGGGCTTGCGGTCAATGCCTCCCAATCGGTGGCCGATGCCACGGTCGTGGGTGCGAATGTGGATTCCGGTGCAGCACGCGTCAAGCCGTCGTCGTTGTCGGCTATGCGCAAATTGCCAGGATTCCAAGCGTTGCGGCGGGAGTCCGGATTGGTGTTCCAGGATCCGTTTGGCTCGCTCGACCCGCATTGGAGCGTATGGCGTTCGGTGGCCGAACCGGTGATGCTGCGGCATAAGGACATGCCCCGCGAGGCGGTGTTGGAACGGGTGGATCAGGCGTTGCACACCGTGGGGCTTGATCCGGCGGTGTTCGCGCGGCGGCATCCGGCGAATCTCTCCGGCGGGCAGGCGCAGCGCGTCGCCATCGCCCGCGCCATCGTCAACGAGCCTCGTGTGATCCTCGCGGACGAGCCGATGAGCGCCATCGACGTGGCGGCCCGCGTCCAGATTCTCGAGGCATTCCGCGCGATCCGTCAGGCCAGGCCCGGCACCGCGCTGATTGTGGTGTCTCATGATCTGGGTGTGGTGCAGCATCTGGCCGACCGCATCGTCGTGCTGCATGACGGTCGTGTCGAAGAGGTCGGCGAAACCGACGCCATGCTTGCCGATTCGCGGAACGCGTACACGCGCCAGCTGATTGACGCAGCCTCGATGCGTTGGTGA
- a CDS encoding ATP-binding cassette domain-containing protein, producing the protein MGVEIRGLNIAIQGAPIVRDVDLRIGDGERVGLVGSSGSGKSMISKAMLGLLPPRAQASGLIRMGDAVVCEGDRFADERALADLRGRYVGTVFQNPAASLNPVMTVAQQVELPLALHYDLSRAERRDRAMAMLAKVGLDADSARKFPHELSGGQQQRVGLATALVTSPRLIIADEPTTALDSITQRQIVDLLVSLVDDAGASMLFITHDFSVLARATTRCYVLDEGRVAESGATADLLASPHTDEARRLVDAARRLTLSGNPRLGQPAAASGEA; encoded by the coding sequence ATGGGCGTTGAGATTCGCGGTTTGAATATCGCCATCCAGGGCGCGCCGATCGTGCGCGACGTGGATCTGCGCATCGGCGACGGCGAACGGGTCGGCCTGGTCGGATCGTCGGGGTCGGGCAAATCGATGATCTCCAAGGCGATGCTGGGGCTGCTGCCGCCGCGCGCGCAGGCGTCCGGCCTGATCCGGATGGGGGATGCGGTCGTATGCGAGGGGGATCGGTTCGCCGACGAGCGCGCGCTCGCGGACCTGCGTGGACGTTATGTGGGTACGGTGTTCCAGAATCCGGCCGCCTCCCTTAATCCGGTGATGACCGTCGCGCAGCAGGTGGAGCTGCCGCTCGCGTTGCATTACGACCTGAGCCGCGCCGAACGCCGGGACCGTGCGATGGCGATGCTCGCCAAAGTCGGGCTCGACGCCGATTCGGCGCGCAAATTCCCCCACGAGCTCTCCGGCGGCCAGCAGCAGCGCGTGGGGCTCGCCACCGCGCTGGTCACCTCGCCGCGTCTGATCATCGCCGACGAGCCGACCACCGCGCTGGACTCCATCACCCAGCGTCAGATCGTCGACCTGCTGGTGTCGTTGGTCGACGACGCGGGTGCGTCCATGCTGTTCATCACCCATGATTTCTCGGTGTTGGCGCGCGCCACCACACGCTGCTATGTGCTCGACGAGGGGCGCGTCGCGGAATCCGGCGCGACCGCCGACCTGTTGGCCTCGCCGCACACCGACGAGGCGCGGCGGCTGGTCGACGCGGCGCGACGGCTCACATTATCCGGGAATCCGCGGCTGGGCCAGCCCGCGGCGGCGAGTGGGGAGGCCTGA